A region from the Mucilaginibacter sp. CSA2-8R genome encodes:
- a CDS encoding glycerophosphodiester phosphodiesterase family protein produces MKKSAYLILAGLLTTTSVMAQKAKFPSPAFPAFDTEAHRGGRGLQPENTIPAMLNALKLGVTTLEMDTHITADGKVVLSHDDALNPVFALTPEGKEIPKEDAHRYAIYKMPYAKIARFDVGSKLYEKFPQQQKVKAHIPLLADVIDSVQQCLKSNKKPQVFYNIETKSSPKNDNVYNPEPEKFVDLLMSVTQSKKITPYVIIQSFDKRTLQVLHQKYPQVKTSYLVEKGTLADNLKELGFTPDVYSPAYKLVDADLVKDCHNQNVKIIPWTVNTTEEINVLKQLGVDGIISDYPNLLVK; encoded by the coding sequence ATGAAAAAATCAGCTTACTTAATATTGGCCGGCTTGTTAACTACCACGAGTGTTATGGCACAAAAAGCGAAATTTCCGTCTCCTGCATTTCCGGCGTTTGATACTGAGGCGCACCGGGGCGGGCGCGGCCTGCAACCCGAAAATACGATTCCCGCTATGCTAAACGCGCTGAAACTTGGCGTAACTACTCTGGAAATGGATACTCACATTACAGCTGATGGTAAAGTTGTGCTGTCACACGATGATGCTTTAAACCCTGTATTTGCTTTAACACCAGAAGGTAAAGAGATACCCAAAGAGGACGCCCATCGTTATGCCATTTATAAAATGCCCTATGCCAAGATAGCGCGCTTTGATGTGGGTTCTAAACTGTATGAAAAATTTCCCCAGCAGCAAAAAGTTAAAGCGCATATCCCCTTACTGGCCGATGTTATTGACAGCGTACAGCAATGCTTAAAAAGTAACAAAAAGCCCCAGGTTTTTTATAACATCGAAACAAAAAGCAGCCCCAAAAACGACAACGTTTACAACCCTGAGCCCGAAAAATTTGTAGACCTGCTGATGTCCGTTACTCAAAGTAAAAAAATAACGCCGTATGTAATTATCCAATCTTTTGATAAACGCACATTACAGGTGCTGCATCAAAAATATCCTCAGGTAAAAACATCTTACTTGGTTGAAAAAGGAACGCTTGCTGATAACCTCAAAGAATTAGGTTTTACGCCTGATGTTTACAGCCCGGCCTACAAACTGGTAGATGCCGACTTGGTCAAAGACTGCCACAACCAAAACGTCAAAATTATTCCTTGGACGGTGAACACTACCGAAGAGATAAATGTGCTTAAGCAACTGGGTGTTGATGGTATTATATCTGATTATCCAAATTTATTGGTAAAATAA